The following are from one region of the Lentimicrobiaceae bacterium genome:
- a CDS encoding sodium-translocating pyrophosphatase, giving the protein MKRLFVFILILFFPAVALASETDLKIPQLTESQNNLLIFGFFICVLGLGFGLYQFVKVKRLRSHPSMLEIANVIFETCKTYLIQQGKFLLILELFIAACIAFYFGYLQQTPVGGVLLILGWSVVGILGSYGVAWFGIRMNTLANSRMAFASLERKPLKLLNIPLDAGMSIGVLLVSVELIMMLIILLFIPRQYAGASFVGFAIGESLGASALRIAGGIFTKIADIGSDLMKIVFNIKEDDPRNPGVIADCTGDNAGDSVGPTADGFETYGVTGVALISFIVLAVSDITYQTELLTWIFLMRILMIVTSIIAFYINKLLSKIRYENKENLDFEVPLTALVWITSLLSIIVTFLISYWQLGSLPNNLWFILSIIISCGTLGAALIPEFTKIFTSPKSKHVNEIVTASREGGASLTILSGLVAGNFSAFWNGMVFFMLMAIAYFASLYGLSDYMIYPSVFAFGLVAFGFLGMGPVTIAVDSYGPVTDNAQSIYELSLIEETKEITTKIEKDYGFTPDFEKAKYYLEANDGAGNTFKATAKPVLIGTAVVGATTMIFSLILVIKNKLGIEPESILNILNPYTILGFICGGAVIYWFTGASIQAVTTGAHRAVEYIKRNINLDEGAEKKASIEKSKEVVKICTQYAQKGMFNIFIAVFSFALAFAFFSAPVNGANPTSFFVSYLISIAVFGLFQAIFMANAGGAWDNAKKVVEVDLKEKGTLLHEATIIGDTVGDPFKDTSSVSLNPIIKFTTLFGLLAMQIAISEGFRSIGPIVGSVFLIIALYFVYRSFYQMRIKK; this is encoded by the coding sequence ATGAAAAGACTTTTTGTGTTTATCCTTATTTTATTTTTTCCTGCGGTAGCGCTTGCCAGTGAAACCGACCTTAAAATTCCGCAATTAACCGAAAGCCAAAATAATTTATTGATTTTCGGTTTTTTTATCTGCGTTTTAGGGCTGGGTTTCGGGTTGTATCAATTTGTAAAAGTTAAACGATTGCGTTCCCATCCTTCTATGTTAGAAATTGCCAACGTAATCTTCGAAACCTGCAAAACATACCTTATTCAGCAGGGGAAATTTCTTCTAATTCTCGAATTGTTTATTGCTGCCTGTATAGCTTTTTATTTCGGATACCTGCAACAAACGCCTGTTGGAGGGGTTTTGCTGATTCTCGGCTGGTCAGTTGTGGGGATATTGGGTTCGTACGGGGTAGCATGGTTTGGAATCAGGATGAACACTCTTGCCAATAGCCGCATGGCATTTGCTTCTTTGGAACGCAAACCGCTGAAATTATTGAATATACCTTTGGATGCAGGGATGAGCATAGGCGTACTGCTGGTTTCGGTAGAACTGATTATGATGCTTATCATCCTTTTATTTATTCCCAGGCAATATGCAGGAGCCAGTTTTGTAGGTTTTGCCATTGGCGAATCGTTAGGGGCTTCTGCCCTGAGGATAGCTGGCGGAATTTTTACAAAAATTGCCGACATAGGCTCAGATTTGATGAAAATTGTCTTCAACATTAAAGAAGATGATCCCAGAAACCCTGGTGTAATAGCCGACTGTACAGGCGATAATGCCGGAGATAGTGTAGGTCCTACCGCTGACGGGTTCGAGACTTACGGAGTTACCGGGGTAGCACTCATTAGTTTTATAGTTCTTGCTGTTAGCGATATTACTTATCAAACCGAACTGCTTACTTGGATTTTTCTTATGCGTATTCTAATGATAGTAACCTCTATCATTGCCTTCTACATAAATAAATTACTCAGTAAAATACGTTACGAAAATAAAGAAAATCTCGACTTTGAAGTTCCCCTTACCGCACTGGTCTGGATAACGTCTCTGCTTTCTATCATTGTAACATTTCTTATCAGCTACTGGCAACTGGGAAGCCTTCCCAATAACCTGTGGTTTATTCTCTCAATCATCATAAGCTGCGGCACGTTAGGTGCAGCCTTAATACCCGAATTCACTAAAATTTTTACCAGTCCTAAATCGAAGCATGTTAATGAAATTGTTACTGCTTCACGTGAGGGAGGCGCTTCTCTTACTATTTTATCAGGATTAGTAGCAGGCAATTTTAGTGCATTCTGGAACGGAATGGTATTTTTTATGCTTATGGCAATAGCCTACTTTGCCAGTTTATACGGACTCAGCGATTACATGATCTATCCCTCTGTCTTTGCATTTGGGTTGGTTGCATTTGGATTTTTAGGCATGGGTCCCGTTACGATAGCCGTGGATTCATACGGACCAGTTACTGACAATGCACAAAGTATTTATGAATTATCATTGATAGAAGAAACCAAAGAAATAACAACAAAAATTGAAAAAGATTATGGCTTTACTCCCGACTTTGAAAAGGCAAAATACTACCTTGAAGCCAACGACGGTGCAGGAAACACCTTTAAAGCCACTGCAAAACCTGTGCTGATAGGAACTGCCGTAGTGGGTGCTACAACAATGATTTTTTCATTGATTCTGGTCATTAAAAATAAGTTAGGAATAGAGCCCGAATCTATATTGAATATACTAAACCCCTATACTATTTTGGGTTTTATTTGTGGTGGTGCTGTTATATATTGGTTTACAGGTGCTTCTATTCAGGCTGTTACTACCGGGGCTCACCGTGCCGTAGAATATATCAAACGTAATATCAATTTGGATGAAGGTGCCGAAAAAAAGGCATCCATCGAAAAGTCGAAAGAAGTGGTTAAAATTTGTACACAATACGCACAAAAAGGAATGTTTAACATTTTTATTGCCGTTTTCTCGTTTGCCCTTGCTTTTGCATTCTTTTCCGCACCAGTAAATGGTGCTAACCCTACTTCATTTTTTGTAAGTTACCTAATTTCTATTGCTGTATTTGGTCTGTTTCAGGCAATTTTTATGGCAAATGCAGGCGGAGCTTGGGATAATGCCAAAAAGGTTGTGGAAGTGGATTTAAAGGAAAAAGGAACTCTTTTGCATGAAGCCACCATTATTGGCGACACCGTGGGAGATCCCTTTAAAGACACGTCTTCGGTATCCTTAAACCCTATTATCAAGTTTACTACACTTTTTGGCTTGCTGGCAATGCAAATAGCCATTTCTGAAGGATTCAGAAGTATCGGACCTATTGTGGGTTCAGTTTTCCTAATAATTGCCCTGTATTTTGTGTACAGGTCATTTTACCAAATGCGTATTAAAAAATAA
- a CDS encoding FprA family A-type flavoprotein, giving the protein MQNNKTLAVSNDVYWVGILDPDLRTFDIVMETRYGTTYNSYFINSDKKAVVETAKIKFWDSYLAKLSTLCNPSEIEYIIVNHTEPDHSGSIAKLLETAPDATVVGSGNAIRYLNDLLGFEFKNKVVKDGDILSLGNKTLRFIGAPNLHWPDTLYTYLEEDKILFPCDSFGAHYCHEAMFDDLVENWDDAFKYYFDVILKPYSKFMLKAIEKIRPLQINAICPGHGPVLRSQWKRYVDLSEKYALAAEQLPVKNRIFIPYVSAYGNTARLAEKIAEGIRAAGNFETDVCDIEAMPAGEIDQKIAMANAIIIGSPTINQNTLLQIYTLFALINPIRDKGKLAAAFGSYGWSGEGQKIIESNLANLKLTLMGENVFIKFTPHHEAEIQCIEFGKRFAEKMHSSK; this is encoded by the coding sequence ATGCAAAACAATAAAACGTTAGCCGTTTCCAATGATGTTTACTGGGTAGGTATTTTAGACCCCGACCTCCGTACATTCGATATTGTGATGGAAACCCGGTATGGAACCACATACAACTCTTACTTCATCAATTCCGACAAAAAAGCTGTGGTAGAAACAGCCAAAATTAAGTTTTGGGACTCCTACCTTGCAAAACTAAGCACCCTGTGCAATCCATCCGAAATAGAATATATCATCGTCAACCATACCGAACCTGATCATTCAGGCAGCATAGCCAAACTCCTCGAAACAGCACCCGATGCTACCGTTGTCGGAAGTGGCAACGCCATTCGTTACCTAAACGACCTGCTGGGCTTCGAATTCAAAAACAAAGTGGTGAAAGATGGCGATATACTTTCATTGGGCAACAAAACTCTTCGGTTTATCGGGGCTCCCAACCTGCATTGGCCCGATACCCTGTACACTTACCTCGAAGAAGATAAAATTCTCTTTCCCTGCGACTCTTTTGGCGCCCATTATTGCCACGAAGCCATGTTCGACGACCTGGTGGAAAATTGGGATGATGCCTTTAAATATTATTTTGATGTGATTTTGAAACCTTACAGCAAATTCATGTTGAAAGCCATAGAAAAGATTCGCCCGTTGCAAATAAACGCAATTTGCCCCGGGCACGGTCCGGTTTTGCGCTCGCAATGGAAACGTTATGTGGATTTAAGCGAAAAATACGCACTTGCAGCCGAACAACTTCCCGTTAAAAACAGAATCTTTATCCCTTACGTCTCTGCATATGGCAATACTGCCAGGTTGGCTGAAAAAATTGCCGAAGGCATCCGTGCAGCCGGTAACTTTGAAACTGATGTTTGTGATATCGAAGCCATGCCCGCAGGAGAAATAGATCAAAAAATAGCCATGGCTAATGCCATTATCATTGGGTCGCCCACGATAAATCAAAACACCCTGCTGCAGATTTATACCCTATTCGCTCTCATAAACCCTATCAGAGACAAGGGAAAACTGGCTGCCGCCTTCGGGTCGTATGGATGGAGTGGTGAAGGACAGAAAATTATTGAATCGAATCTGGCAAACCTTAAACTTACCCTAATGGGCGAAAACGTGTTTATTAAATTTACCCCACACCACGAAGCGGAAATCCAATGCATAGAATTTGGCAAAAGATTTGCCGAAAAAATGCATTCATCAAAATGA
- a CDS encoding aminoacyl-histidine dipeptidase, translated as MNTVLSGLKPASVWKNFEALCAFPHPSGHEAAIREYVFNFAKQLGLETIVDEVGNLIIRKPATKGMENRKGVILQAHLDMVPQKNNDTAHNFETDPIRPQIDGEWVKAHGTTLGADNGIGVAAAMSVLESKDIKHGPVEVLLTIDEETGMTGAFGLKGGILKGDILLNMDSEDEGELYVGCAGGTNAGITFTFTPENVPAGYSAYTLYIKGLKGGHSGVDISLGRGNSNKVLFRFLKQAQNAFGIRIATIDGGSLRNAIPRESSAVIVLPSAHAKAFLQLLATFENIIKNELSSTEPDLKAEAIPANMPEKVMDVATQQKLIHAVNACPNGVVRMSADMHDLVETSNNLAIINLEGNEVKILCLLRSSVDSAKLDLESVTESVFTLAGAETVFDGQYPGWKPNMQSPVLKAMSDIYKNKYGKIPEIRAIHAGLECGLLGGVYPNWDMISFGPTIRFPHSPDEKVNIKTVEMFWDFLVETLKNIPVK; from the coding sequence ATGAATACTGTATTAAGCGGTTTAAAACCTGCTTCCGTATGGAAAAATTTTGAAGCCCTGTGTGCATTTCCCCATCCATCGGGACATGAAGCAGCCATCAGGGAATATGTATTTAATTTTGCAAAACAATTAGGTTTAGAAACCATCGTGGACGAGGTAGGCAACCTAATCATCCGCAAACCCGCCACAAAAGGAATGGAAAACCGGAAAGGTGTTATCTTACAGGCACACCTCGACATGGTTCCACAAAAAAATAACGACACTGCACACAATTTTGAAACAGACCCTATTCGCCCGCAAATTGATGGCGAATGGGTAAAAGCACACGGAACAACTCTGGGTGCCGATAATGGAATCGGAGTTGCCGCCGCCATGTCAGTACTTGAATCAAAAGATATTAAACACGGACCCGTGGAAGTCCTTCTTACCATTGATGAAGAAACCGGTATGACAGGTGCTTTCGGACTAAAAGGCGGAATCCTTAAAGGAGATATCCTGCTCAATATGGATTCGGAAGACGAAGGCGAATTGTACGTTGGATGTGCCGGCGGAACCAATGCCGGAATCACCTTCACGTTTACCCCTGAAAATGTTCCCGCAGGATATTCTGCCTATACCTTATATATAAAGGGTCTCAAGGGTGGACATTCCGGAGTGGACATTAGCCTGGGCAGAGGAAACTCAAACAAAGTACTGTTTCGCTTCCTTAAACAGGCACAAAATGCATTCGGTATTCGCATAGCTACTATTGACGGCGGAAGCCTTCGTAATGCCATCCCCCGCGAATCATCAGCCGTAATCGTTCTTCCCAGTGCCCATGCAAAGGCATTCCTCCAGTTGCTTGCCACTTTCGAAAACATAATTAAAAACGAGCTCTCCTCTACCGAACCCGATTTAAAAGCAGAAGCCATTCCTGCCAACATGCCCGAAAAAGTGATGGACGTTGCCACACAACAAAAACTTATCCATGCCGTAAATGCATGCCCTAACGGCGTTGTCAGGATGAGTGCCGATATGCACGACCTTGTGGAAACCTCTAACAACCTTGCCATCATTAATCTTGAAGGCAACGAAGTTAAAATTTTATGCTTGCTCAGAAGCTCTGTTGATTCGGCAAAACTCGACCTGGAAAGCGTTACCGAAAGTGTGTTTACCCTGGCTGGCGCAGAAACAGTTTTCGACGGACAATACCCTGGCTGGAAACCCAACATGCAATCACCGGTTCTTAAAGCCATGAGCGATATCTACAAAAATAAATACGGAAAAATACCCGAAATAAGAGCCATTCATGCAGGATTAGAATGCGGGTTACTCGGAGGCGTTTATCCTAACTGGGATATGATTTCCTTTGGTCCCACCATCCGTTTTCCGCATTCTCCGGACGAAAAAGTTAATATCAAAACAGTGGAAATGTTTTGGGATTTTCTTGTAGAAACCCTGAAAAATATTCCTGTAAAATAA
- a CDS encoding CotH kinase family protein, which produces MIKLYILAFLFFLLPVSVFSQKNTLFDDTKVSSININLPADSLQVILTDVLSNHYFMAQFVFSDGILHDTLQNTGFRLRGNTSRYSQKKSFKISFNTYAPGRKYQGVKKINLNGQHNDPTLIREKLFYDVWKNARMPERRTSFVKLYINGEYFGLYTNLEEMDKEWLSRVFDDNDGNLYKCTYPADLVYLGDDPQTYKNIGSSSATGGRAYDLQTNETLDDYTGLVHFIRLLSIKNNTTFPDSISKRLNVKAYLKAYAIDIATGNWDDYAYNKNNYYLYDNPTSGKFDFISYDTDNTFGVDWMGKDWATRNCLDWVNHSEARPMVTQLLKVPVFFTLYKQYLDTIMREIIHPDTIFPRIESLKNLITQAALADTYRTLDWGYDDQDFYNGFEQAIDGHTPYGIKPFILTRRQTIIEQLNAAKTPEVVPGSLTIIPNPADNYISLILPGNVVNNVHCIIYNMQGVICGEWNNPDLNNTSVMFPIHKLPAGMYIVKVQTGQVVYTSMFVKK; this is translated from the coding sequence ATGATAAAACTGTATATATTAGCGTTTCTGTTTTTCCTGCTCCCGGTTTCTGTTTTTTCGCAAAAGAATACACTGTTTGACGATACAAAAGTTTCATCCATAAACATCAACTTGCCTGCCGATTCCCTACAGGTGATTCTGACAGATGTTTTATCCAACCATTATTTTATGGCACAATTTGTTTTCAGTGACGGAATTTTACACGATACACTGCAAAATACAGGATTTCGCCTGAGGGGTAATACTTCCCGCTATTCGCAGAAAAAATCATTCAAGATAAGCTTCAATACTTATGCTCCCGGAAGAAAATACCAGGGCGTAAAAAAAATTAATCTCAACGGGCAACACAATGATCCTACCCTTATCCGCGAAAAATTATTCTATGATGTGTGGAAAAACGCCAGAATGCCTGAACGCAGAACCAGCTTTGTTAAGCTGTATATCAATGGAGAATATTTTGGTTTATACACCAACCTTGAAGAAATGGATAAAGAATGGCTGAGCCGTGTATTCGATGACAATGACGGTAATCTGTATAAATGCACTTATCCTGCAGACCTGGTATATTTAGGCGATGATCCGCAAACCTATAAAAATATCGGAAGCAGTTCTGCAACAGGCGGAAGAGCCTACGACTTACAAACTAATGAAACACTTGATGACTATACCGGTTTAGTCCATTTTATCCGGCTTCTTAGCATAAAAAATAACACGACGTTTCCCGATTCAATATCTAAACGACTGAATGTAAAAGCATATCTTAAAGCATACGCTATTGATATTGCTACTGGCAATTGGGATGATTACGCCTACAACAAAAATAATTATTACCTGTATGATAACCCTACCAGCGGAAAGTTTGATTTTATTTCCTATGACACCGATAACACGTTCGGGGTTGACTGGATGGGAAAAGACTGGGCAACACGAAACTGCCTTGACTGGGTGAACCATTCCGAAGCCCGTCCGATGGTAACACAACTTTTGAAAGTTCCGGTTTTTTTTACCCTTTACAAACAATACCTTGATACTATTATGCGCGAAATTATCCATCCAGATACTATTTTCCCGCGTATTGAATCACTCAAAAATCTTATTACCCAGGCTGCACTTGCCGATACCTACCGCACATTGGACTGGGGTTACGATGACCAGGATTTTTACAACGGGTTTGAACAAGCCATTGACGGGCACACACCTTATGGTATTAAACCCTTTATTCTTACACGGCGGCAAACGATTATTGAACAACTTAACGCCGCAAAAACACCCGAAGTTGTACCGGGCAGCTTGACTATCATTCCTAATCCTGCCGACAATTATATCTCCCTTATTTTGCCCGGAAACGTTGTAAACAATGTACATTGTATAATTTACAATATGCAGGGAGTTATCTGCGGCGAATGGAACAATCCGGATTTGAATAATACTTCCGTAATGTTTCCCATACACAAGCTACCGGCAGGAATGTATATCGTAAAAGTGCAAACCGGACAGGTAGTTTATACTTCTATGTTCGTTAAAAAATAA
- a CDS encoding T9SS type A sorting domain-containing protein, protein MKSKNLLLSLVAVMMGAAVFSTTLAGTFSVKDNPLKTGKTAHKSGSGLNLNWTNMGPDNVGGKTKAIVVDSRDAQMKTIFAGSIGDGIYKSTTGGLTWHKISSDDVSMNVNCMVQAPNGDIYAGTGEIFQETAFTDFGGIIGHGIFKSTDGNTFTLLESTRPVSNNSNTDWAFINKIAITPGGVVFAATNTGLKLSKDGGLTWETANYNDNGNLVPLSANAYDVDVATDGTVSAVVGNLVYFANDGNQNGFTCVSKKYVDENDSIINPDKLPLEGVGRVEIAFAPSDPNYVYAVAAGDGSGDIKYGQLENVYLSVDKGNTWRIIGPGGSSHFDIFGADNVGCYSVSIAVYPDNPEKFLVGGYFVWEGSKILPDGYYSWELKAASAYQNFEIFFANNNSSIVYMGTAFGILVTYDDFMSLNVLNKTYTTSQFYSVACSGEGTVAGGVQDWGTWYIPGDLNTPQQATVVSATVNSGGPCFLTQTNPKVIIWSNDGSLFLRSDDMGGATYEFLPDSITSPTNSDMLFTPAAMWENFNYPESTDTVDVVLTKAINPGDTLLVYSNNQKFPFYYYSNVSLNAEDTLRIKDLVASKFVVGVINVTTTSTKGEIYYTTGALNFKETPTWIKLISDVSIVPQRFAFSADGKYLYAAVTKSGNNILYVFDLTVVNDAIIYTTTTLPSGKGYNNVTSITADPSNADNVILTIGGYGKTDYVFRSTNATTTQPEFTSVQANLPAMPVYTSLTEYTNGNRVILGTNEGIWSCSDINNPEWVQDGNGMGNIAVTMLQQQITSRPWMEVPYIVGDDTVMVTKPGTLNFGAIYAATFGSGLFECREFVDINDPQPQPVSVDYLNVYPNPVKQDYTTLTYQFDKMSDIQINVFDINGKMMQTMQLKNQSKGLHNYIINCNGLSNGIYVIKVSTNTKVSSSKFIVVK, encoded by the coding sequence ATGAAAAGTAAAAATCTACTGTTAAGCTTAGTAGCTGTTATGATGGGTGCGGCGGTATTTTCAACTACTCTTGCAGGTACCTTTTCCGTCAAGGATAATCCGTTGAAAACCGGAAAAACTGCACACAAATCGGGCAGCGGCTTAAACCTGAACTGGACCAATATGGGTCCCGATAATGTTGGAGGAAAAACAAAAGCCATTGTTGTTGATTCAAGAGATGCGCAAATGAAAACCATTTTTGCCGGTAGCATTGGCGACGGAATTTACAAATCAACTACCGGCGGATTAACCTGGCATAAGATAAGTTCCGACGATGTATCCATGAATGTAAATTGTATGGTACAAGCCCCCAACGGTGATATTTATGCAGGAACAGGCGAAATATTCCAGGAAACGGCATTTACTGATTTCGGAGGAATTATCGGTCATGGCATATTCAAAAGTACCGATGGCAACACGTTTACTCTACTCGAATCTACCCGTCCGGTATCCAATAATTCGAACACTGACTGGGCTTTTATTAATAAAATTGCCATTACCCCGGGGGGAGTAGTTTTTGCTGCCACAAATACAGGCTTAAAATTGTCGAAAGACGGAGGACTTACGTGGGAAACAGCTAATTATAATGATAACGGCAATCTGGTTCCTTTATCTGCCAACGCCTATGATGTAGATGTGGCAACCGACGGAACAGTCAGCGCTGTAGTCGGCAATCTTGTTTACTTTGCCAATGATGGTAACCAGAATGGGTTCACTTGCGTATCTAAAAAATATGTTGATGAAAATGATAGTATAATTAACCCTGATAAGCTTCCCCTTGAGGGAGTAGGAAGGGTTGAAATAGCCTTTGCACCTTCAGATCCCAATTACGTGTATGCAGTAGCAGCCGGAGATGGTTCTGGAGATATTAAATATGGCCAGCTCGAAAATGTGTATCTTTCCGTAGACAAAGGCAATACCTGGCGCATCATTGGACCAGGAGGTAGCAGTCATTTCGATATATTTGGTGCTGATAATGTAGGTTGTTATTCCGTTTCTATAGCCGTTTATCCTGATAATCCTGAAAAATTTCTTGTTGGCGGATATTTCGTTTGGGAAGGTTCAAAAATACTTCCTGATGGATATTATTCATGGGAATTAAAAGCCGCAAGCGCCTATCAGAACTTTGAGATATTCTTTGCTAATAATAATTCTTCCATAGTATATATGGGTACAGCATTTGGCATTCTCGTTACTTATGATGATTTTATGTCATTAAATGTATTGAATAAAACCTATACTACATCACAGTTTTATTCGGTAGCCTGCTCAGGTGAAGGTACTGTTGCCGGTGGTGTACAAGACTGGGGTACTTGGTATATCCCCGGAGATCTTAATACCCCCCAACAAGCTACCGTTGTTAGTGCAACAGTAAATTCGGGAGGTCCTTGTTTTCTTACCCAAACCAACCCTAAAGTTATCATCTGGTCGAATGATGGTAGCCTGTTTTTACGTTCTGATGACATGGGCGGAGCTACTTACGAATTTCTTCCCGATAGCATAACTTCTCCTACTAATTCTGACATGCTCTTTACCCCTGCTGCAATGTGGGAAAACTTTAATTATCCTGAAAGCACAGACACCGTGGATGTAGTTTTAACAAAAGCCATTAACCCCGGTGATACCTTATTGGTATATAGTAACAACCAAAAATTCCCGTTTTATTACTATTCAAATGTAAGTTTAAACGCTGAGGATACCTTAAGAATTAAGGACCTTGTAGCCAGTAAATTTGTAGTTGGCGTTATAAATGTTACTACCACGTCTACTAAGGGCGAAATATATTATACAACAGGAGCTTTGAATTTTAAAGAAACTCCTACATGGATTAAACTCATTAGTGATGTAAGTATAGTTCCTCAGCGCTTCGCTTTTTCGGCAGATGGTAAATATTTATATGCTGCTGTTACAAAAAGTGGTAACAATATTTTATATGTGTTCGATCTTACTGTTGTAAATGACGCCATTATTTATACTACTACTACCTTACCCTCCGGCAAAGGATATAATAACGTTACTTCCATTACCGCAGATCCTTCAAATGCCGACAATGTTATCCTTACTATCGGTGGATATGGAAAAACAGACTATGTTTTCCGCAGCACCAATGCTACAACTACCCAACCGGAATTTACTTCCGTGCAGGCAAATCTTCCTGCAATGCCTGTTTATACTTCCTTAACTGAATATACTAATGGTAACCGTGTTATCTTAGGTACAAACGAAGGTATCTGGTCGTGTTCTGATATAAATAATCCTGAATGGGTTCAGGATGGAAACGGAATGGGAAATATTGCTGTTACCATGTTACAACAACAAATTACATCACGTCCTTGGATGGAAGTTCCGTATATTGTTGGTGATGATACTGTAATGGTTACAAAACCAGGTACGCTTAATTTTGGCGCTATTTATGCAGCAACCTTCGGGAGCGGTTTATTTGAATGCCGTGAATTTGTCGACATCAATGATCCCCAACCCCAACCCGTTTCTGTTGATTATTTGAATGTATATCCCAACCCTGTAAAACAGGATTATACTACTTTAACCTACCAGTTCGATAAAATGTCGGATATTCAGATCAATGTTTTCGATATAAATGGAAAAATGATGCAAACAATGCAACTAAAAAATCAAAGTAAAGGTTTGCATAACTATATCATTAACTGCAACGGTCTTTCCAATGGTATTTACGTGATTAAGGTAAGTACAAATACAAAAGTTTCATCCTCAAAGTTTATTGTGGTTAAATAA
- a CDS encoding AAA family ATPase produces the protein MNEINIKELNERIRTESAFVDLITLEMHRVIIGQKQMIERLLIGLLSNGHILLEGVPGLAKTLAIKSLARTIELKFSRIQFTPDLLPADLVGTMIYSQKKEEFMVRKGPIFANFILADEINRSPAKVQSALLEAMQERQVTIGTQTYQLEEPFLVLATQNPIEQEGTYPLPEAQVDRFMLKVVIGYPSQEEEKQILRQNITSEQPVTRTIVKPEDILRARNIVREVYLDEKIENYITDIVFATRYPTKYRLQKFENMINYGASPRASINLALAAKAYAFIKRRGYVIPEDIRAIAHDVLRHRIGLSYEAEAENVTTEEIINEILNSVEVP, from the coding sequence ATGAATGAAATTAATATCAAAGAATTAAACGAACGCATCCGCACAGAAAGTGCTTTTGTTGACCTGATAACGCTGGAAATGCACAGGGTAATTATTGGTCAGAAACAAATGATAGAACGTCTGTTAATCGGGCTATTATCCAATGGACATATTTTACTCGAAGGGGTGCCGGGATTGGCAAAAACTTTAGCTATTAAGTCCCTTGCACGTACTATTGAATTAAAATTCAGTAGGATACAGTTTACACCTGACCTTTTACCTGCAGACCTGGTGGGAACAATGATATACAGTCAGAAAAAAGAAGAATTCATGGTACGAAAAGGTCCAATTTTTGCAAATTTTATTCTTGCCGATGAAATAAACCGTTCACCAGCCAAGGTACAAAGTGCGTTGCTCGAAGCCATGCAGGAACGGCAGGTTACCATTGGAACACAAACATATCAACTGGAGGAGCCTTTTCTGGTGTTAGCCACACAAAATCCTATAGAACAGGAAGGAACATATCCGCTACCCGAAGCCCAGGTAGATCGTTTCATGCTGAAAGTGGTGATAGGTTATCCTTCACAGGAAGAAGAAAAACAGATTCTTCGTCAAAATATCACAAGCGAGCAACCTGTTACCCGGACAATAGTAAAACCGGAAGATATTTTACGGGCAAGAAATATTGTAAGAGAAGTGTATCTTGACGAAAAAATTGAAAACTATATCACAGACATTGTCTTTGCTACTCGTTACCCTACAAAATACCGGTTGCAGAAATTTGAAAATATGATAAATTATGGTGCTTCGCCACGCGCCAGCATTAATCTGGCATTAGCCGCCAAAGCCTATGCATTTATTAAAAGAAGAGGGTATGTTATTCCTGAAGACATCCGTGCAATAGCCCACGACGTGTTGCGTCATCGAATTGGGCTGTCGTATGAAGCAGAAGCTGAAAATGTTACTACCGAAGAAATAATTAATGAAATCCTTAATTCGGTAGAGGTACCCTAA